TCTAACCCCGTTCCTGCTGGGACCGGTATATATCTCGAACAACCCTAGCGGTGTCGGGACGGTGGTGTTCAATTACCCGCCACCGTAGCTTTCCGCCGGGTCCAGAACCGCCGCGCCATAAGGGCGTCACGTTCGTCCAGAACCTCGGCTAAGTGCGGAGTGCGCAATCATGGTGCACTGCAATGGGTTTCCCATCGGTAACTCCGGGTTGGTCAGCGATTCCTGATCTTGTGGATGACCACGACGACGACCACAGACCCGATCCCGACCAGTGACACGGTCACGATGGGCTTCCTGAGGAAGGCGATCACCCGAGTTTTTGCGTCGTCGGCGAGGCGGCGGGGGTTGGCGCGCTCGGCGAGGGAATCGATGGTCGCCGCCAGTTGGTCGCGGGTTTGGTCGATCTCCTGCTTGATGGTATTGGGATCGCGGTCCACCACGTGCTGTCCTCCAAGTTCTCCAGTCGCCCACTGCCGGCCTGCGTCGCCCGCCGAACTACCCTAGATCAGTGACCAAAACCACGCGTCTGACCCCCGGAGACAAAGCCCCTGCCTTCACCCTGCCCGATGCCGACGGCAACAACGTGTCGCTGGCCGACTACCGAGGACGCCGCGTCATCGTGTACTTCTACCCGGCGGCCTCGACACCGGGATGCACCAAGCAGGCTTGTGATTTTCGCGACAATCTGGGCGATTTCACCACTGCCGGCCTCAACGTCGTCGGTATCTCCCCCGACAAGCCGGAGAAGCTCGCTACGTTCCGCGATGCCCAGGGCCTGACGTTTCCGCTGCTGTCTGATCCCGACCGCGAGGTGTTGACGGCCTGGGGTGCCTACGGGGAGAAGCAGATGTATGGCAAGACGGTGCAGGGGGTGATCCGGTCCACCTTCGTCGTCGATGAAGACGGAAAGATCGTCGTCGCGCAGTACAACGTCAAGGCCACCGGCCACGTCGCTAAGCTTCGGCGCGACCTGTCGGTATAGCCGCGAGCTTGGCCAGCAGCAGCGCTTCGGCGGTCGCCGCGCGTTCCAGCACACCCAGATGCAGGCTTTCATTGACACTGTGCGCCTGCGTTCCGGGGTCTTCTACCCCGGTGACAAGGATGGTCGCCTGCGGGAACGCGGCGGCGAACTCGGCGATGAACGGGATCGACCCGCCCATTCCCATATCGATCGGATCGGCACCCCACGCCTGCCGAAACGCCGACCGCGCCGCATCATAGACAGGGCCGCTCGCCTCGATGGCGTAGGGCTGTCCGACCTCGCCGCGCGTGACAGTGACCTGGGCGCCCCAGGGGGCGTGCCGCCGCAGATGGGCCTCCACCGCGTCCAGGTGCGCCGTGGCATCGCCTCCAGGCGCCACCCGAATACTGATCTTGGCCCGGGCCCGCGGGATCAGCGTATTGGACGCTGCCGCAACGGATGTGGTGTCGATGCCGATTACGGTGATCGCCGGCTTCGCCCAGAGCCGCTGCGGCACCGAGCCCGTGCCGATTTCCGATACTCCGTCCAGTAGACCCGACTCAGCGCGTACCCGTCCAGCCGGGTAATCCACACGCGCCGCGGTGCTTTCGTGCATGCCCGCCACGGCCACGTTGCCGTCGTCGTCGTGCAGGCTGGCCAACAGCCGCACTAGCACGGTCAGCGCGTCGGGAACGACGCCGCCCCACAACCCGGAGTGCAGCCCGTGGTCGAGGGTGGCGACCTCGACGACGCAGTCGGCCATTCCGCGTAGCGACACCGTCAAAGCCGGGATGTCGGTGCTCCAATTGTCCGAGTCGGCGATGACGATCACGTCGGCTGCCAGCGCGTCACGGTGGGCGGCGAGCAACCGGCCCAGTGACGGCGACCCGGATTCTTCTTCACCCTCGACAAAGACCGTGACGCCCACCGGCGGTCTGCCGCCGTGTGCCCAGAATGCGGCCACATGCGTGGCGATACCTGCCTTGTCATCGGCGGTGCCCCGCCCGTAGAGCCGCCCACCACGCTCGGTCGGCTCGAACGGCGGCGACACCCATTGCCCGCGGTCACCCTCGGGCTGGACGTCGTGGTGGGCATAGAGCAGCACCGTCGGCGCCCCCGGCGGCGCCGGGTACCGCGCGATCACCGCCGGCGCACCGCGCTCGCTGACAATCCGCACGTCGTCAAAACCGGCCTGCGACAACAGGTCTGCCACCGCACGCGCGCTGCGGTGAACCTCGTCGCGCCGATCTGGGTCGGCCCACACCGATTCGATGCGGACCAGCTCCTCGAGATCACACCGCACCGACGGCAACACCTCACGGACGCGCTCAACCAGCTCGCGAGCAGACGCAGAGTCGCATGAAAATCCGGATTTCGATGCGATTCTGCGTCTGCTCGCGCTCACGGGGCCTCCAGGATGGCGACCGCGGCCGCGGTATCCCCTTCGTGGGTCAGCGACACATGGATCGTCACGTCGGCCAAATACTCAGCGATGGCCCCGGTCAGCCTGACCCGCGGCCTGCCCCACATATCGGTGACCACCTCGATATCGCGGTGGATGTCCTCCGGCAACACCGGCCGCTGCGCGAACCGCGATCCGGACCAGGCCTTGATCACCGCCTCCTTCGCGGCCCAGCGGGCCGCCAGGTGCCGGGCCGCCGACGAACTCTTGTCCGAGGCGTCCCGGCGCTCACCCGGGGTGAAGGTCTCGGCGAACACCGTTCCGGGCTGGTCGACCTGCTCGGCGAAATCGGGAATGGAGACCAGGTCGATCCCCACACCGACGATGCCCATGGGCGGCCACGTTAATCGATGGCCCAGTCCGGCGACGATGCGGTCCGCGTTGGGGGCACCTCCCGCTTGCGGGGGACGGACCGAAGAGATGCCGGGCAGTCAGGCCAAGGAGCACGCGGCGAGCGTGTATCCATGGCGGCGACACGCCGAACACCGTCGCCCTGAGCGCACGTTCGGCGCCCAACGGCAGGGTCAGCCGATATACGCCTCGCCGTCACCCAGCCGGGCCGCCGGATTCAGCAGCATCGACGCCTCCTGCGGCCGCTCGGGCGCGTGGTGGTCGAAGCGACGGTCACCGGGCCGCTGGTACATCGGCGCACCACCGGCAATCGCCGAGGCCAGCCGGCGCTGACCGGCCAGCAGGCGGGCGTCGGCACGCCGCTGGTAGTCCGCGCGCTGTGCGGGATCCAGCGAGGCGATGAACGCCTGCGGATGCACCAACGCGACCAGGCCCGACACATGGCCGAACCCGAGGCTGGTCAGCATGCCGGCCTTGAGTGGGAACTTGCCGCCGAGCCGCAACGTGTCACGCACCCACACGAAATGCGCGGAGCCGGCCAGCTCGTCGTCGACGCAGTCGAGGCTGCGGTTGGGTGGGATCACCCCATCCCGCAATATCTGGCAGAGCCCCATCATCTGGAAGACCGCCGCGCCGCCCTTGGCGTGGCCGGTCAGGCTCTTCTGCGACACCACGAACAGCGGGGCGCCCTCGGAACGGCCCAGGGCGTCGGCGAGCCGTTCATGCAACTCGGTCTCGTTGGGATCGTTGGCCAGCGTCGAGGTGTCGTGCTTGGAGATGACCGCCACGTCGTCGGCGGCCACGCCCAGCTTGGCCAGCGCCCGCGCCAGCGGTGAATCCTTGCCGCCGCGGCCCGCCCCCAGCGCGCCCAGGCCCGGGGCCGGGATCGAGGTGTGCACGCCGTCGCCGAACGACTGCGCGAACGCCACCACCGCCAGCACCGGCAGCCCCATCCGCAGCGCCAGGTCCCCGCGGGCCAACAGGATCGTCCCGCCGCCTTGGGCTTCGACGAAGCCCAGACGGCGGCGGTCGTTGGGCCGGGAAAACTTCGAGTCGTGGATGCCGCGGCCGCACATCATGGACGTGTCGGCGGTGGCGGCCATGTCACCGAATCCGATGATGCCCTCCAGCGTCAGGTCATCCAGGCCGCCGGCCACCACCAGTTGAGCCTTGCCCAACCGGATCTTGTCGACACCTTCCTCGACCGACACCGCGGCGGTGGCGCACGCGGCTACCGGGTGGATCATCGCACCGTAGCTACCGACGTAGGACTGAACCACGTGCGCGGCAATGATATTCGGCAAGACTTCCTGGAAGATGTCGTTCGGCTTGTTGCGGCCCAACAGATTGCCGTGGTACATCGTCTGCATCGACGTGCCGCCGCCCATGCCGGTGCCCTGGGTGTTGGCCACCAAACTCGGGTGCACGTAACGCATCACCTCGGCCGGGCTGAAACCGGACGACAGGAACGCGTCGACGGTCGCCACCATGTTCCATACCGCCAACCGGTCGATGGAACCGGCCATGTCTGCGCTGATGCCCCACACCGTCGGGTCGAACCCGGTCGGGATCTGGCCGCCGACGACGCGGGACAGCTTGGTCTTTCGCGGCACCCGGATCTCGGTGCCGGCCTTGCGGATGACCTGCCAGTCGGTGGAGTCGGGCACCGGCCGGATGACCGTGTGCTCGGGATCGAACTCGACGAAGGCGCGCGCATCGGCCTCCGAGGACACCACGAACGCGAAGTCCTTCTCCAGGAACACCGACACCAGCAGCGGCGAGGCGTGGTCGGGGTCGATCGCGCCGTCATCAACGAATTCGCGAATGCCGACGCGCTGCACCACGGCGTCGTGGTAGCGCTGCACCAACTCGGATTCGTCGACCATTTCGCCGGATTCGGTGTCGTACCAACCGGGTTGCGGGTCGTCCTCCCAGCGGATCAACCCAGTGGTCCAGGCCAGCTCCAGCACGCCGGCCGCCGACAGCTCGTTTTCGACCTCCATCTCGAACCGGGTGCGTGACGAGCCGTACGGGCCGATTTCGGCGCCGCCGACGATCACCACCAGGTCGGCCGGGTCGACATCGAGGTCGTCCCATTGCGGCGGCGGTGCGGGGGTGAAACCCCGGGGCGGCGACGGCAGCGCGGCGATGGCGCCAGGGGCCTCGGCGTCCTCGTCGACGGCCGCCGCTGCCGACATCTGCTCGCGCGCCTTGGCCGCCAGCTCGGCCATGTCGAGGTTGGCCTCGGCCAGGCCCCCGGTCAGGTCGGCCTTGATCGGCGAACGCGCCGCAGCCACCTTGGATTCCGCATCACACAGGTCGAGCAGCAGCGCCGCCATCTCGTCGGTCGAGTAGGTGGTGACCCCGGCCTCTTCGACGGCGGCCACGATGGCATCGTTGTGGCCCATCAGCCCGGTGCCGCGGGTCCAGCCGATGAGCGCGTGCGCCAGGCTGACCCGTGCCGCCCAGGACGACTCGGCGTGCCAGCGGCTCACCACGGCATCCAGCGCGGACTTGGCTTCGCCGTAGGCGCCGTCGCCGCCGAACATGCCACGGTTGGGCGAGCCGGGCAGCACCACGTGCAGCCGCGACGCGATGTCGCGTTCGGCGCCGATCGTCGACAGGCCGCCGATCAGCCGTTGCACGGCCCACAGCAGCACTTTCATCTCCATCTCGGCGCGCGAACCGGCCTCCGACAGGTCCCCGACCACGCGTGGCGCCGCGAACGGGAACAGCAGCGTCGGGGTCTGCGCGTCTTTGATGTGAATCGACTGCGGCCCAAGGCTTTCGGTCTGTTCGGTGCCGATCCATTCGACCAGGGCGTCGACGTCGGAGTAGGACGCCATGTTCGCCGCGACCAGCCACAGCGCCGCGCCGTAACGGGCGTGGTCGCGATACAGCGTGCGGTAGAACGCCAGCCGCTCCTCGTCGAGCTTGGAGGTGGTCGCGATGACGGTGGCTCCGCCGTCGAGCAGCCGAGCCACCACCGACGCGGCGATCGAACCCTTCGAAGCGCCGGTCACCACGGCAACTTCGCCGCCGTAGCGGCCGGGTTCGGGGTTCTCGGCGCCGGCGGCGATGCGGCCGTACAGCGATGCATGGATCTGCCGGCCCGCGGCCAGCGACTTACCTTGCCACCAGGTAGCCTGGGTCGCCACGACGTGGCCGGCACCCTCGAAGCGCTCCGCCAGGCGCGGCCAGTCGGCGTCGATGTCGCCCTCGTCGGTCAGCCACAGCTTCACCAGGTCCTCGCGGGCGCTGGCCCAGCGGTCGTCGAATACGACGGCCTTCTTGGGGTCGAACACCGGTGCCACCAACCGCGGCCAGTCCGCTCCCAGTTCGGCGGTGACCAAGTCGATCAGCTCGGAATCGGGGGCGGCCGGCAAGGCGTTGACGGGGTCGTCCAGTCCCAGCTGCCCCAGCACCAGGCGGGCCGCGGAGGCCAGCACGCCCTCACGGCCGGTGATTTGGTCGGTGAACTCGCTGAGCGCGGCCGCGTCGATGGTGGCGCCGCCACCACTACCGGCCGACGGCAGCGCTACCGAAACGCCCTGGCGCGCGGCCACCGATGCGACCGCCGCGTCGATGACCTTGTCGACGGAGGCGGCATCGGCCAGCGCGCCCTCGTGCAGGTGGCCCATGGCGCCGCCGCGAACGCTGCTGCCCTCGCGGGTGCCCAGCGCGACCTCGACGGTGACATGCTTGGCCCAGCCCTCACCGAGCTCCCAGGTCTTCTTCACCCGCTCGGCGATGGCGCCGGGCCGCTTGCCCGACGGTCCGAGGACGGTGCGAAGCTGGTCGTTGATGGCGTCGGAAAGCACTGGGCCGTAAGGCTTGTAGGTGCGCGCCAGTTTGGTCACCTGTGAGCGCAGACCGGCCAGGTCCGATTCGGCGGCGCCGTCAATGGCACCGAGGTTCAGCTCGGAGCCCAGGTCCACCAGCAGCTGGTTGCGCCGCGACGACGCACCGTCGGTGATGGACTCGATGGAGTCGAGTTCTTCGATCTGGTCGATGCGCATCTTGGCCGAGAGCGCGATCAGCGCCAGCGTGGCATCGGCGGCGTCGAAAACCAGATCGTCGGGACGCGGGCCCGCCGACGAAGCGGCCGGCGCGACGGGGGCGGCTTCCGAGACGACGTCCGGCGCGGGCGATTCCGCGACCGGCTCGTCTTCCTCCGGCTCCGGCTCCGGGTCGGTGTCGGTGGCGAACAGCACCGCGGCATCACGCTCGGCGTTGAGCACTTCCACTGTGCTGTGGGCGTATTCGGGCAGTTTGAGGGTGTTGGTGGCAAGACCCGCCACCGTCGGTGAGCTCTTCACACCGATCTCGACGAATCGCTCCACACCCAGCCCGCCGGCGGCCTCCTCGATGAACAGCAGATCCTGCGTCTCGATCCAGCGCACCGGGCTGGCGAATTGCCATGCCAGCAGCTCGATGAACACCGTGCGCGCCATCTCGCGCGGACGCTCGCGAAGCCAGGTGTCGTAGTCGGCGAGGATCTCGTCGAGCGGCTCGGCGGGCACCAAATCCCGGATTTCCTGGATGAAGTCGCGGTCCAGGGTGAACAACCGCGGCACCAGGTTGGGAATGTAGCGCCCGATGATCAGGTCGGGGTCCGCGTCGCGCGGCATGACCCGGTCCAGCGAGCGCCGGAATTCGGCCACCCCGACCCGCAGCACTCGCGAGTGGAACGGAACATCGATGCCGGGCACCAAAATGAACGACCGTCGGCCGCCGGTGAGCTCGCGGCGCCGCTCCACCTCGGCCTCGAGCGCCTCGAGGCCGCGTACCGTGCCCGCGATCGCGTATTGCGAGCCACGCAGGTTGAAATTCACGATCTCCAGGAATTCACCGGTGCTCTCCGCGATCCCGGCGACGAACGCGGGCACGTCGGCGTCGTCGAGGTCGATCTGGGACGGCCGGATGGCCGCCAGCCGATAGTTGGAGCGGCCGAGCTCGTCGCGCGGAACGATGTCGTGCATCTTCGACCCGCGGTGAAACACCATCTCCAGCAAGGCTTCCAGTTGGTAGATGCCGGTCACGCAGGCCAGCGCGGTGTACTCGCCGACCGAGTGGCCGCACGCGATGGCGCCTTCGACGAAGGCTCCCTGTTCACGCATCTCGGCGACCTGCGCGGCCGCCACCGTCGCCATCGCGACCTGGGTGAACTGCGTCAGGTAGAGCACCCCGTCGGGGTGGTGGTAGTGCACACCGCTGGCGATGATGCTGGTCGGGTTGTCGCGGACCACGTGCAGTACCGAGAAGCCCAGGGTGTCGCGGGTGAACTTGTCCGCGGTGTCCCACACCTTGCGGGCCGCCTTGGAGCGGGCGCGCACCTCCATGCCCATGCCCTTGTGTTGGATGCCCTGGCCGGGGAATGCGTAGACCGTCTTGGGTGCGGCCAGTCGCGCGGAGGCCGACATCACTAGATCCGACCCGACGCGCGCGGCCACGTCCACAATCTCTGCGCCCTGGTCGATTCCGACGCGCTCGACGCGGAAGTCCACCTCGTCGCCGGGGCGCACCATGCCCAAAAACCGCGCGGTCCAGCCGACCAGCCGGGCCGGTGGCCGGGCCTGCCCGTCGGTGGCGGTCACCGCGTGTTGCGCCGCGGCCGACAGCCACATGCCGTGCACGATCGGCGACTCCAGGCCGGCAAGCAGCGCGGCGGCCCGGTCGGTGTGAATGGGGTTGTGGTCGCCGGACACCACCGCGAACGGGCGCATGTCGACCGGCGCGGTGATCGTGACGTCGCGGCGGCGACGGCGCGGGGTGTCGGTGGCGTTCGCCGACACCGCGCCACCGGCTCGCGCCGGGTCGGCGAGCTCGGCGGAACCGGTGCGACCCAGGATCGCGAATCGCTCCTCGAGAGTGGCGATCACGGCGCCATCGGCGCCGGTAACGACGACCGAGACCGGCACGACGCGGCCCATGTCCGTATCGGTTGCGTTGGCAGCCGTTGCGGTGACGGTCAATTGGGCCGGGACCGTGGGCAGCTGACCGACCACGCGGGCGGCGTGGTCCAGATGCACCAGGCTCAGCAGGCCTTCCACCACCGGCTCACCGGTGTCGGTGACCGCCGATCCGATGGCCGCGAAAACCGCTGGCCAACAAGGGCCGACGAGCGCGTCGGGCACGTTGGTGAGGCTGGGTGCCAGCGGCTCACCGAACGTGGCGGTGACGCCGGTGTGGTCGGCAACACGCTCGGGGTGCCAGTCCACCGTCAAAGTGGCCGTCCCGTTGGCCACCGCAGGCAAGAACTCCGGGCTGTCGACACCGGCGGCGATCGCCAGCACCGTGCGCATGGCGCTGGTGGCGTCCTCGGTGGCGATCACCGGGGTGCCGCCATCGACGGTGTTGGCCGGCAACGTGAATCGGATGTCGACCCAGGTGCCCGAGACGGGCACGCTCAAGGCGACGTCGTCGCCGTGCGTCTGCAGCCGGGCGCCGGTGGATGAGTGTGTGGCGCGCGGGTTTTCGGGTCCATCGTGCACCTGCCATTCGGCCGGGTCGGCGATCCGATGCACCGGGTTGGTCACGGTGCGACCGGCCCAGCGCACATCGGGTGCGTCGAGGACGACAGCCAACGGTCCGGCCACGTCGGCGCGGCCCAGCCGGCGCGACGCGACATCCTTCGGCTCGACACCGGCGCCGAGCACTTCATCGATTGCGGCTTGCTCGAAACGGTCCAGCAACTCACCGACGGGTTCATCCATCCGGGTGATGCCGGCTACCGACGCGGTGCCCGGAATGATGCACACCGCATCGGCGTCGTAGCGGGCGTCGTGGGCCTGCCACAGCGAGTCGCTGCGCCACCAGCGCCGCACGTCCTGGTCGATCACCGGCACGAAGTTGACCGGCTTGCCCAGCGTCTTGCACAACGTCACGAAAAAGGGCACATCCGCGGGATGCAACTGCACGGTCTCGGCGTCGGGGTAGCGCGCCAGCAGGGCGGCGATCGCCTGCTGCGGATTGTCCAGCAGGCCAGCATCGGTGAATAGCGTCTGGATCGGGCCGAAATCCTGTGGGTGCAACCGGGCTTCGGCACGCTGCAGCATCTGCTCGAAGCGGTCCCGCCAGGTGTCGGCCAGCCACGGGCTGCCCACCGAGGCGGTGTCGGCGGTCGAGTTGCCTTCCCCGATGGCCAGTTCGACGTAGCGCCGCAGCCACTGCAGGTAGGTCATGTCGGCGACGTCGCCGAAGTAGGGCTTGGCGGTCTTGGCCATCGCCGCGATGATCTCGTCGCGACGCTCCGCGACCGCCTCCGCGTCACCGGCCACCTCGTCGAGCAGCCGCCCGCACCGGGATGCGCTGTTGTCGATCTCGTGGATATCGGCACCGAGCTGACTGCGGCTGGAGGCCATGCCGCCCTGCGCTTTTCCGGCGCTGATCCATTGGTCGGTGCCCTGAGTGTCGACGAGCATCCGCTTGACCGATGGCGACGTGGTGGATTCCTTGGTGGCCATCGCCGCGGTGCCGACCAGGATGCCGTCGATCGGCATCAATGGGAAGCCGTAGGCCTGCGCCCAGCGCCCGGACAAATATTCCGCAGCCCTTCTCGGGGTGCCAATGCCGCCGCCGACGCACACCGTGATGTTGGCGCGTGAGCGCAACTCCGAGTAGGTAGCCAGCAGCAGGTCGTCGAGATCCTCCCAGGAATGGTGCCCGCCGGCGCGCCCGCCCTCGACGTGCATGATCACCGGCTTGGTGGGCACCTCGGTGGCGATGCGAATCACCGAGCGGATCTGCTCGATGGTCCCGGGTTTGAACACGACGTGGCTGATGCCGATGTCGCCCAGTTCGTCGATCAGCTCGACGGCCTCGTCGAGGTCTGGGATGCCGGCGCTGATCACCACGCCGTCGATCGCGGCGCCGGACTGGCGGGCCTTCTGCACCAACCGCTTGCCGCCCACCTGAAGCTTCCACAGGTAGGGATCGAGGAACAGCGCGTTGAACTGATAGGTGCGGCCCGGCTCGAGCAGGCCGGCCATTTGTTCGATGCGGTTACCGAAGATCTCTTCGGTGACCTGCCCGCCGCCGGCCAGCTCGGCCCAGTGCCCGGCGTTGGCCGCCGCGGCGACGATCTTGGCGTCCACGGTGGTCGGGGTCATGCCCGCGAGCAGGATCGGCGAGCGGCCGGTCAGCCGGGTGAACTTCGTCGAGAGCTTGACCCTGCCGTCGGGGAGGCGAACCACGGTCGGTGCGTAGCTCGACCAGGCCCGGGCAACCTCGGGGGTGGCGCCGACGGTGAACAGGTTGCGCTGGCCACCGCGGGTAGCCGCCGGCACGATGCCGATGCCCAGGCCGCGGATCACCGGTGCGGTCAGTCGGGTCAGGATGTCGCCCGGCCCCAGGTCGAGGATCCAGCGGGCGCCGGCCGCGTGGACACGGGTGATCTCGTCGACCCAGTCGACCTTTCTGATCAAGATGGCATCGGCCAGCTCCCGAGCCAAGGCGACATCGAGGCCCGCCTTCTCGGCCCAGCCCGCGACGATGTCGATCCCGTCGGATAGCCGCGGGGTGTGAAAGCCCACCTCCACCTGCACCGGCTCGAAGACCGGCGAGAAGACGTCGCCGCCGCGGACCTTGTTCTTGCGGTCGGCTTCTTCCTTCTCGGAGATCTGGCGGCAATAAAGCTCGAAACGCGACAGCTGCTCGGGGGTGCCGGTGATGACGACGGCACGCCGGCCGTTGCGGATGGACAACACCGGTGGCAGCACCGTGCGCACGTCCTGGGCGAACTCGTCGAGCAACCGGCCGATGCGCTCGGGGTCGGCGTTGGTGACCGATACCATCGGCGGGCGATCGCCCAGGACGGAAATTCCGCGCCGGCGGGCCACCAGCGTTCCGGCGGCACCGATCAACTGGGCCAAGGCAAACAGCTCGACGTCGCGTGCCCCACCAGCCTTGAGGGCTTCCACCGCCAGCACACCTTGCGAATGCCCCGCCATGGCGACCGGCGGGGTGGCCACGAGGTCCATGCCTTGACGGGCCAGCGCCCGGGTCGCCGCGATCTGGGTAAGCAACACGCCGGGCACCGACACGGCGGCCGACGTCAGGTGCTTGTCGGACGGAACCGGGTCCTCGGCCGCCAGTGCGCGTACCCATTGCAGCGGCTCGAAACCGATCGGGCGCACCACAATCAGCTCGTCGGTGACCGGATCGAGCAACAGCTCTGCCTCACCGACCAACGTCGCCAACTCGGTTTCTATCCCGGTGGCCGACACCAGCTCTTCGAGGGTTTCCAGCCAGGCGCTGCCCTGGCCACCGAATGCGACAGCGTAGGGCTCACCA
Above is a window of Mycobacterium tuberculosis H37Rv DNA encoding:
- the acpS gene encoding holo-ACP synthase (holo-ACP synthase (CoA:APO-[ACP]pantetheinephosphotransferase) (CoA:APO-ACPpantetheinephosphotransferase)), giving the protein MGIVGVGIDLVSIPDFAEQVDQPGTVFAETFTPGERRDASDKSSSAARHLAARWAAKEAVIKAWSGSRFAQRPVLPEDIHRDIEVVTDMWGRPRVRLTGAIAEYLADVTIHVSLTHEGDTAAAVAILEAP
- the bcp gene encoding peroxiredoxin (bacterioferritin comigratory protein) → MTKTTRLTPGDKAPAFTLPDADGNNVSLADYRGRRVIVYFYPAASTPGCTKQACDFRDNLGDFTTAGLNVVGISPDKPEKLATFRDAQGLTFPLLSDPDREVLTAWGAYGEKQMYGKTVQGVIRSTFVVDEDGKIVVAQYNVKATGHVAKLRRDLSV
- a CDS encoding membrane protein (A core mycobacterial gene; conserved in mycobacterial strains (See Marmiesse et al., 2004 PMID:14766927).), with the protein product MVDRDPNTIKQEIDQTRDQLAATIDSLAERANPRRLADDAKTRVIAFLRKPIVTVSLVGIGSVVVVVVIHKIRNR
- the fas gene encoding fatty acid synthase (Fas (fatty acid synthetase)), coding for MTIHEHDRVSADRGGDSPHTTHALVDRLMAGEPYAVAFGGQGSAWLETLEELVSATGIETELATLVGEAELLLDPVTDELIVVRPIGFEPLQWVRALAAEDPVPSDKHLTSAAVSVPGVLLTQIAATRALARQGMDLVATPPVAMAGHSQGVLAVEALKAGGARDVELFALAQLIGAAGTLVARRRGISVLGDRPPMVSVTNADPERIGRLLDEFAQDVRTVLPPVLSIRNGRRAVVITGTPEQLSRFELYCRQISEKEEADRKNKVRGGDVFSPVFEPVQVEVGFHTPRLSDGIDIVAGWAEKAGLDVALARELADAILIRKVDWVDEITRVHAAGARWILDLGPGDILTRLTAPVIRGLGIGIVPAATRGGQRNLFTVGATPEVARAWSSYAPTVVRLPDGRVKLSTKFTRLTGRSPILLAGMTPTTVDAKIVAAAANAGHWAELAGGGQVTEEIFGNRIEQMAGLLEPGRTYQFNALFLDPYLWKLQVGGKRLVQKARQSGAAIDGVVISAGIPDLDEAVELIDELGDIGISHVVFKPGTIEQIRSVIRIATEVPTKPVIMHVEGGRAGGHHSWEDLDDLLLATYSELRSRANITVCVGGGIGTPRRAAEYLSGRWAQAYGFPLMPIDGILVGTAAMATKESTTSPSVKRMLVDTQGTDQWISAGKAQGGMASSRSQLGADIHEIDNSASRCGRLLDEVAGDAEAVAERRDEIIAAMAKTAKPYFGDVADMTYLQWLRRYVELAIGEGNSTADTASVGSPWLADTWRDRFEQMLQRAEARLHPQDFGPIQTLFTDAGLLDNPQQAIAALLARYPDAETVQLHPADVPFFVTLCKTLGKPVNFVPVIDQDVRRWWRSDSLWQAHDARYDADAVCIIPGTASVAGITRMDEPVGELLDRFEQAAIDEVLGAGVEPKDVASRRLGRADVAGPLAVVLDAPDVRWAGRTVTNPVHRIADPAEWQVHDGPENPRATHSSTGARLQTHGDDVALSVPVSGTWVDIRFTLPANTVDGGTPVIATEDATSAMRTVLAIAAGVDSPEFLPAVANGTATLTVDWHPERVADHTGVTATFGEPLAPSLTNVPDALVGPCWPAVFAAIGSAVTDTGEPVVEGLLSLVHLDHAARVVGQLPTVPAQLTVTATAANATDTDMGRVVPVSVVVTGADGAVIATLEERFAILGRTGSAELADPARAGGAVSANATDTPRRRRRDVTITAPVDMRPFAVVSGDHNPIHTDRAAALLAGLESPIVHGMWLSAAAQHAVTATDGQARPPARLVGWTARFLGMVRPGDEVDFRVERVGIDQGAEIVDVAARVGSDLVMSASARLAAPKTVYAFPGQGIQHKGMGMEVRARSKAARKVWDTADKFTRDTLGFSVLHVVRDNPTSIIASGVHYHHPDGVLYLTQFTQVAMATVAAAQVAEMREQGAFVEGAIACGHSVGEYTALACVTGIYQLEALLEMVFHRGSKMHDIVPRDELGRSNYRLAAIRPSQIDLDDADVPAFVAGIAESTGEFLEIVNFNLRGSQYAIAGTVRGLEALEAEVERRRELTGGRRSFILVPGIDVPFHSRVLRVGVAEFRRSLDRVMPRDADPDLIIGRYIPNLVPRLFTLDRDFIQEIRDLVPAEPLDEILADYDTWLRERPREMARTVFIELLAWQFASPVRWIETQDLLFIEEAAGGLGVERFVEIGVKSSPTVAGLATNTLKLPEYAHSTVEVLNAERDAAVLFATDTDPEPEPEEDEPVAESPAPDVVSEAAPVAPAASSAGPRPDDLVFDAADATLALIALSAKMRIDQIEELDSIESITDGASSRRNQLLVDLGSELNLGAIDGAAESDLAGLRSQVTKLARTYKPYGPVLSDAINDQLRTVLGPSGKRPGAIAERVKKTWELGEGWAKHVTVEVALGTREGSSVRGGAMGHLHEGALADAASVDKVIDAAVASVAARQGVSVALPSAGSGGGATIDAAALSEFTDQITGREGVLASAARLVLGQLGLDDPVNALPAAPDSELIDLVTAELGADWPRLVAPVFDPKKAVVFDDRWASAREDLVKLWLTDEGDIDADWPRLAERFEGAGHVVATQATWWQGKSLAAGRQIHASLYGRIAAGAENPEPGRYGGEVAVVTGASKGSIAASVVARLLDGGATVIATTSKLDEERLAFYRTLYRDHARYGAALWLVAANMASYSDVDALVEWIGTEQTESLGPQSIHIKDAQTPTLLFPFAAPRVVGDLSEAGSRAEMEMKVLLWAVQRLIGGLSTIGAERDIASRLHVVLPGSPNRGMFGGDGAYGEAKSALDAVVSRWHAESSWAARVSLAHALIGWTRGTGLMGHNDAIVAAVEEAGVTTYSTDEMAALLLDLCDAESKVAAARSPIKADLTGGLAEANLDMAELAAKAREQMSAAAAVDEDAEAPGAIAALPSPPRGFTPAPPPQWDDLDVDPADLVVIVGGAEIGPYGSSRTRFEMEVENELSAAGVLELAWTTGLIRWEDDPQPGWYDTESGEMVDESELVQRYHDAVVQRVGIREFVDDGAIDPDHASPLLVSVFLEKDFAFVVSSEADARAFVEFDPEHTVIRPVPDSTDWQVIRKAGTEIRVPRKTKLSRVVGGQIPTGFDPTVWGISADMAGSIDRLAVWNMVATVDAFLSSGFSPAEVMRYVHPSLVANTQGTGMGGGTSMQTMYHGNLLGRNKPNDIFQEVLPNIIAAHVVQSYVGSYGAMIHPVAACATAAVSVEEGVDKIRLGKAQLVVAGGLDDLTLEGIIGFGDMAATADTSMMCGRGIHDSKFSRPNDRRRLGFVEAQGGGTILLARGDLALRMGLPVLAVVAFAQSFGDGVHTSIPAPGLGALGAGRGGKDSPLARALAKLGVAADDVAVISKHDTSTLANDPNETELHERLADALGRSEGAPLFVVSQKSLTGHAKGGAAVFQMMGLCQILRDGVIPPNRSLDCVDDELAGSAHFVWVRDTLRLGGKFPLKAGMLTSLGFGHVSGLVALVHPQAFIASLDPAQRADYQRRADARLLAGQRRLASAIAGGAPMYQRPGDRRFDHHAPERPQEASMLLNPAARLGDGEAYIG